Proteins encoded together in one Candidatus Sulfotelmatobacter sp. window:
- a CDS encoding glycosyltransferase family 2 protein, which translates to MNLSVVIITYNEEANLARTLASVKPLVADGKGEIIVVDSGSTDRTVEIAKSFGAKVFIEEWKGYAAQKNSAIDKATGDWILSLDADEEISEEMRKLLPLILFPPPGKGYAGMGLRFARRNYFLGRWIRHGGFWPDVKLRMFWRGLGRFEDRTVHEDISLKPGCDVVAPSQEFDVGSSVAIIHHSYPTLYDYIEHMNHYSSLGAEMVAAKGKDKVRFSVTNIVLRPLLTFVYNYFFRLGFLDGREGLLLHLYHAVYVSWKYAKAWELSRSQNKLSS; encoded by the coding sequence ATGAACCTCTCGGTCGTCATCATCACTTATAACGAAGAAGCCAACCTCGCTCGCACGCTCGCCAGCGTGAAGCCTCTGGTCGCTGACGGCAAAGGAGAAATCATCGTCGTCGACTCGGGCTCAACCGACCGTACCGTAGAGATTGCAAAGTCGTTCGGCGCAAAAGTCTTCATCGAGGAATGGAAAGGCTACGCCGCGCAAAAGAATTCAGCCATCGACAAAGCCACCGGCGATTGGATTCTGAGCCTCGACGCAGACGAGGAAATTAGCGAGGAAATGCGGAAGTTGCTGCCCTTAATATTGTTTCCACCTCCGGGGAAAGGGTATGCGGGAATGGGCCTGCGGTTTGCCCGGCGGAACTACTTCCTCGGTCGCTGGATTCGCCACGGTGGCTTTTGGCCGGACGTGAAGTTGCGTATGTTTTGGCGGGGTCTTGGTCGCTTCGAGGATCGCACCGTCCATGAGGATATCAGCCTTAAACCTGGTTGCGACGTAGTTGCGCCGTCTCAGGAATTCGACGTGGGTTCGTCCGTCGCGATCATCCACCACTCCTACCCCACGCTCTACGACTACATCGAACACATGAACCACTACTCATCGCTCGGCGCGGAGATGGTCGCGGCGAAGGGCAAGGACAAAGTTCGGTTCAGCGTGACCAACATCGTGCTGCGCCCGCTGCTGACATTTGTCTACAACTATTTTTTTCGTCTCGGATTTCTCGACGGCCGCGAGGGCCTGCTCCTGCATCTTTATCACGCGGTCTATGTTTCGTGGAAATATGCCAAGGCGTGGGAGCTGTCGCGCTCTCAAAACAAATTGTCATCCTGA
- a CDS encoding TolC family protein translates to MPFARLASTVRLAAAACLFATLTLTSLAQEPPTAPTPQNTPETKPVPALNYARPVSHFPNPIGPYTARHLSAPNLANTARIDQLMHDGKIYLSLNDAVALALENNLDIAIARYNLNIADTDVLRARAGATTLGVNTGIVQNTPGAGVGGLGSQVGSGSGGTSLGAGGAGAGAGGLVGSTLGMGSLITSFDPIVTGTLQEDHLSQTAVSIFQGVEPGSHLVQNTGTVNFTYSQGFHWGTDLSIGFNNSRQTTNSFFSAVSPSLSSNFKLTLTQPILQGLGFPANTRFIRIAKNNRELSDVAFRLQVITTVNQIQDMYWDLVYAYENMRVQQESLAFAERTLSDTKKQVEIGSLAPIEAVRAQSTVAQDQQLLTVAQTNLQLEQLLMKNALSRTLRDPHLASAEVIPTSTMEVPQNEQIQPTEDLVNEALRHRADVVEQRIQLNTTEISNRAVRNALLPTLNLFAYYGGAGIGGNQSPLGVCANPPTQLQLEFGCASPTGGPSGLDFTFPTTPIGSTLNQLVNSSNPDKGVGLTLNIPIRNRAAQAVQIRSELEYQQAQMALQQTENRISIEVRNAQFGVEQNRASVASAQAAVDYAKQSLDAEQKKFQFGTSTTTLVLQNRSALATAESTLVSAMAAYEKSRVELDRAVGSTLDRAGVSVDDAAKGQVTRMPNVPDVAPRKDLPSATPPPPQ, encoded by the coding sequence ATGCCATTTGCACGTTTAGCCTCGACCGTACGGCTCGCCGCCGCTGCCTGCTTATTCGCTACCCTGACCCTTACATCCCTGGCTCAGGAGCCGCCCACGGCCCCGACCCCGCAGAACACGCCTGAAACAAAGCCGGTGCCGGCACTGAACTACGCCCGGCCGGTGTCTCATTTTCCCAACCCCATCGGACCCTACACGGCCCGCCACCTTTCCGCGCCTAATTTGGCGAACACGGCGCGGATTGACCAGCTCATGCACGACGGCAAGATCTACCTGTCGTTGAATGACGCGGTCGCGCTGGCGCTGGAGAACAATCTCGACATCGCCATCGCGCGCTACAATTTGAACATTGCCGATACTGACGTGTTGCGTGCGCGCGCCGGCGCCACCACGCTCGGGGTCAATACGGGTATCGTGCAGAACACTCCTGGCGCGGGCGTCGGCGGCCTCGGCTCGCAGGTCGGTTCCGGCTCCGGCGGCACCAGCCTCGGCGCAGGCGGAGCGGGCGCAGGCGCAGGCGGACTGGTCGGCTCCACGCTGGGTATGGGCTCCCTCATCACTAGTTTCGACCCGATCGTCACCGGCACGCTACAGGAAGATCATCTCTCCCAGACCGCAGTTAGCATCTTCCAGGGGGTCGAACCGGGGTCGCACCTGGTTCAGAATACTGGCACGGTGAATTTTACTTACAGCCAGGGCTTCCATTGGGGCACGGATCTATCGATAGGCTTCAATAACAGCAGGCAAACGACGAATAGCTTCTTCTCCGCTGTGAGCCCGTCCCTAAGCTCTAATTTTAAACTGACGCTCACTCAGCCGATTCTCCAGGGACTTGGCTTCCCCGCCAATACCCGCTTCATTCGAATCGCCAAGAACAACCGCGAGCTGTCGGATGTAGCCTTCCGCCTGCAAGTCATCACCACAGTGAACCAGATTCAAGACATGTACTGGGATCTGGTATACGCCTACGAAAACATGCGCGTGCAGCAGGAGTCCCTGGCATTTGCCGAAAGAACGCTTTCCGACACCAAGAAACAAGTGGAGATCGGCAGCCTAGCCCCGATCGAAGCGGTTCGTGCTCAGAGCACGGTGGCGCAGGACCAGCAGTTGCTCACGGTTGCTCAAACCAACCTGCAGTTAGAACAGTTGCTGATGAAGAATGCGCTCAGCCGCACGCTGCGCGATCCTCACCTGGCGAGCGCGGAAGTGATCCCCACATCCACTATGGAAGTGCCGCAGAACGAACAGATACAGCCCACTGAAGATTTGGTGAACGAAGCGCTAAGGCATCGAGCTGATGTTGTGGAGCAACGCATCCAGTTGAATACGACTGAGATCAGCAACCGGGCGGTGCGCAATGCGCTGCTACCTACGCTGAACCTATTCGCCTATTACGGCGGAGCCGGAATTGGCGGTAATCAGAGTCCTCTCGGCGTATGCGCGAACCCTCCGACCCAATTACAGCTTGAATTCGGTTGCGCCAGTCCGACTGGTGGCCCCAGCGGCCTGGATTTTACGTTTCCAACCACGCCTATCGGAAGCACCTTGAACCAGCTCGTGAACTCTTCCAATCCCGATAAAGGCGTCGGTTTGACTCTGAACATCCCGATCCGCAATCGAGCCGCGCAAGCCGTGCAGATCCGCTCCGAGCTGGAGTATCAGCAGGCCCAGATGGCGCTGCAACAAACCGAAAACCGCATCAGCATCGAGGTGCGCAACGCCCAGTTTGGAGTGGAGCAGAATCGAGCCAGCGTCGCTTCCGCCCAAGCCGCGGTGGATTATGCGAAACAATCGCTCGACGCCGAACAGAAAAAATTCCAGTTCGGCACCTCCACCACTACGCTGGTTTTACAGAACCGCAGCGCTCTGGCGACGGCGGAATCGACACTCGTCTCGGCCATGGCCGCTTATGAAAAATCGCGTGTCGAACTCGATCGCGCGGTCGGTTCAACGCTCGACCGCGCGGGAGTCAGCGTCGACGACGCCGCCAAGGGTCAAGTCACCCGTATGCCCAACGTTCCCGACGTCGCCCCGCGCAAAGACTTGCCGTCGGCCACGCCACCGCCACCGCAGTAG
- a CDS encoding TolC family protein has protein sequence MLSSRLTSVVRRLPLALASILFILMATVFVATVPPRLSAQAAAPTATAAQAVPPAAPEPAQPQPALSQPALLKDYSVPRSAFPHLLLPYKQQQLAPPNLGNSPRIDALMRDGKIYLSIDDAVALALENNLDLDIARYNLNIAEADLLRAKSGATILGVNTGIVQNTPGGGVGGLGGTVGSGTGGTTIAAGGAGTGTNGLVSSTLGIGSPITSFDPQLTGSLQLDKNNTISTSVFSPAPGGIIAQNTYTADLGYTQGFQWGTTLTAGFNNTHLTTNSTASLLTPQLGSNFQFKVSQNLLQGFGLLSNTRFIRIAKNNREISDVAFRLQVITTVDQIENMYWDLVFAYENVRVQQEALTYGQKALDDAKRQSQVGTVPPIQVVSAQSTVATDQQNLIVAQNNLQLQELLMKNALSRSIDDPLLAEADVIPTSTEELPQQEPVMPIQEMINDALQHRAELVESRIDLNSRDISNKAVRNALLPTLDAFAYYGGSGLGGNLNPQCTLSSGAACTSPPVFNGANSMSYGGTLQQLVNSTAPDKGIGLSLNIPIRNRLAQSNQVRGELEFRQAQVRERQLENQVRIEVRNAQFDVRQNRVAVQAAQSAVDLARQTLDADQQKLRVGLTTQTAILQDAATLTTGESNLVSAKAAYEKSRIELDRATGLLLDHAGINVAEATRGQVTHLPNVPYVAPVTNPAPADQSAPPVRASPPGGTR, from the coding sequence ATGCTCTCATCGCGTCTAACTTCTGTCGTCCGGCGGTTGCCCCTGGCGCTCGCGTCCATCTTATTCATTCTGATGGCTACCGTTTTTGTCGCGACTGTCCCGCCCCGCTTGTCTGCACAGGCTGCTGCTCCCACCGCTACCGCTGCGCAGGCCGTGCCTCCGGCCGCGCCCGAACCCGCGCAGCCCCAGCCCGCTCTCTCCCAGCCCGCTCTGCTAAAAGATTATTCCGTTCCCCGCTCGGCCTTTCCGCATCTGCTGCTACCCTACAAGCAGCAGCAACTGGCGCCGCCTAATCTCGGCAACTCCCCGCGCATCGACGCGCTCATGCGCGACGGCAAGATCTATCTGTCCATTGACGACGCCGTCGCTCTCGCCCTCGAGAACAATCTTGATCTCGACATTGCGCGCTACAATCTCAACATCGCCGAAGCCGACCTGCTGCGCGCCAAGTCCGGCGCCACCATTCTCGGCGTCAATACCGGCATCGTGCAGAACACGCCCGGCGGCGGCGTCGGCGGACTCGGCGGCACCGTCGGTTCCGGCACCGGAGGCACAACCATCGCCGCCGGCGGCGCCGGCACTGGCACCAACGGACTGGTTAGTTCCACTCTCGGCATCGGATCGCCCATTACCAGCTTCGATCCTCAGCTCACGGGCAGCTTGCAGCTCGACAAAAATAACACCATATCGACCAGCGTCTTTAGCCCCGCACCCGGCGGCATCATTGCCCAAAATACTTATACGGCCGACTTGGGCTATACCCAGGGATTTCAGTGGGGCACTACTTTGACCGCGGGCTTTAATAATACCCATCTCACCACCAACAGCACCGCCAGCCTGCTCACCCCGCAACTGGGCTCGAACTTTCAATTCAAGGTCTCGCAAAATCTGCTGCAAGGCTTCGGGCTTCTCTCCAACACGCGCTTCATCCGTATCGCTAAAAACAATCGCGAGATTTCCGACGTCGCCTTCCGCCTGCAAGTCATCACCACCGTGGACCAAATCGAAAATATGTACTGGGATCTGGTCTTCGCCTACGAAAACGTGCGCGTTCAGCAGGAAGCCCTGACCTATGGGCAAAAGGCGCTCGACGATGCCAAGCGCCAGTCCCAGGTGGGAACCGTCCCTCCCATCCAGGTGGTCAGCGCCCAGAGCACGGTCGCTACCGACCAGCAGAATCTGATCGTGGCCCAGAACAATTTGCAACTTCAGGAATTGCTGATGAAGAATGCCCTTAGCCGCAGCATCGACGATCCTCTGCTGGCAGAGGCCGACGTCATCCCCACGTCAACCGAGGAACTTCCGCAGCAGGAACCGGTAATGCCGATCCAGGAGATGATTAATGATGCACTTCAGCATCGTGCCGAACTGGTGGAGTCGCGCATCGACCTGAACTCCCGCGACATCAGCAACAAGGCTGTCCGCAATGCACTGTTGCCCACCCTCGATGCCTTCGCCTACTACGGTGGTTCCGGCCTTGGTGGAAACCTGAACCCGCAGTGCACATTATCTTCCGGCGCCGCCTGCACCTCCCCGCCAGTATTTAACGGTGCCAACTCAATGAGCTATGGCGGAACCTTACAACAACTTGTGAATTCAACCGCTCCCGACAAAGGGATTGGCCTTTCCCTGAACATTCCAATTCGCAATCGCCTGGCGCAATCGAACCAGGTGCGCGGCGAATTGGAATTTCGGCAGGCACAGGTGCGGGAGCGGCAACTGGAGAATCAGGTGCGGATCGAGGTCCGCAACGCGCAATTCGACGTGCGCCAGAATCGTGTGGCCGTGCAAGCCGCACAGTCCGCGGTCGATCTCGCGCGCCAAACTCTCGACGCCGATCAGCAGAAACTAAGAGTTGGACTCACCACCCAAACCGCAATCCTTCAGGACGCCGCCACGCTCACGACCGGCGAATCCAATCTGGTGTCGGCGAAAGCCGCCTATGAGAAGTCGCGCATCGAACTCGATCGCGCCACGGGATTGCTCCTCGATCACGCCGGCATCAACGTCGCCGAAGCCACCCGCGGCCAGGTCACGCACTTGCCGAACGTCCCCTATGTGGCCCCAGTGACGAACCCAGCGCCGGCGGATCAGTCCGCACCCCCGGTTCGAGCCTCGCCTCCGGGAGGAACCAGGTAA